Below is a genomic region from Polyodon spathula isolate WHYD16114869_AA chromosome 26, ASM1765450v1, whole genome shotgun sequence.
TTGACAAATATTTGGCTCTTTAGCGTTCAGTCtaaaaaaacgaaaaaataaaataatacacttaGTAAATGAAGAAGCCAATCCAATATTCAACATAAAAAAcgcactacatttaaaatattccaGTATGTGATGCGGGGAGGTTGAAAAATAACAACAGCAGAAATAAGTTACTTTTTAATTACACCTCAAAGGAAATTAAAAGGACAGACGCACACATACTCACATTGTCTCCTCAAACCAACGTGAAAACAAACAATTTCGGCAAAAATTAATTGCGAGTTCCTTTCGTCGGTAATCAGGCTTTAGCAGCGAGCCAAGGAGGCAATTATACATGAGATCCCATGCACGAATCCCTCTGAGATTTATAAATGCATTCTAGCAagagggatggaaacaagactcccgctgcatagcagtctgatcatttcatggttttactatgagtttaatacaCGCCTGAGCCTGTTAGCTGTACACTGCGAATAATCAATCCCATAGTAAAACCCGGAatgaaactgccatgcaataggagtctcattgcCATGCCTGTAAAGGGTCTCATATTTTGTGGCATTGGGTAAAGATGATTTAAAAGTAGTAAAACTAGGTTGGctgaaaaaaaacttgaaacaCTAAAACAACCACCTTGAAAAAAAACCTTCAATCACCTTCCCATTGCCTCCCGACAGCACTGTTCAGCAGAGATTAAGAAACTATGTGTACAGAACACAGGCTGTCATTGTTTctagttttatttgatttgatatttAATTCAATGTGCTGTACTTGTGCGTTGCCGGTAAGGCAACGGCCATACAAATACACAAGGTGATTTATTAAACATACCAGTCCACTGAAAAACCCAGGAGCACTGTCGATTTACAGGACTGAAATCAGAACAGGATGTGCAAACATCACAGCTGCCACTCTGGACCTCAAACTCATTGGAATCAAATAGCTGCCATACCCCAGGCCAGTGGCAGAGCTCAATTCCAGCATGTGCTGCAAGCATGTTTCTTTCGGACTGTgcgttgttttttaaaaccagcttGTAGACGCGGGTTTGTTGGAAGAAAGCCTCTCAGCGGAAGGCAAATGCATtcctgcagggatggaaataagcatCCCTTTGCCTGCCAGTCGGagccaagtagacaaacatttcggcTGGTACCTTCGCCAGCGTGCCGGCTGAACGCACCGGCCGAGTCGCTGGTCTGCTTGATTAAAAGCATTTTCACAGATGCAAAGCGCTTGCAGTCTGACAGCTTCTACAACGGGGCATACAAGacaaaaaattaacaaacaaaaaacacattagaacTGAAATATTACTGTTAGTTTGAAACTCTGGAGCTGACAAGCCCAGAAATATAGCAtagtacctgaaaaaaaaaagaaaaaattataatatataattaaaacctTGTCCAGAAAGATAAATATTTTCAAGTCTGAGTGGAAATGTCTGATATGTACAATGCTTCGACATTTAGCTTTTAAAACCTGACTGATTTCAGAAATGACTGCAGTAAAGACGCTAGCACAGAGCCTCTGCCAGCACAGAGCAAACAGAACCTGGGCGAGTGAACCGGGACAGATCGGAACAGATGAAGCCACTGTAATGTAGCAtcccctgtatttcactgtgtgtgCAATGTAATTCATAGGTCCCTGATAGATAGAGAAACTGCCTTACTTTACGAAGCGTTTGTGTCAAAAAACTAAAAGGCAAATAAAGGAGTACGTCTCCCAATCATCTAGCTGTGCTTCCATCTGTACAGTTCAAAAATACTTTCAATTTGCATCCAGTAGGTAGCTGTAAATAAAGCTGCTAAGACCATTCACCAGCAGTGCTAATTTTGGAGCAGAGCAGAGCCTCATCAAATCAGAGAAGAAACTAGTCAACGTTCAGTATTTTAGAGCTGGAGCGAGGAGCTTTCTTCTCTCCTGAAGGACGTTAATGAACAAGGTTCAGTCCAcaatctacattttctttaaatacaaagTAGCAAAGGGTTTTCAATTAAGTTCCCTAGTCTTAACTGTGCTGTTAAGttttctttacttttaaacagctgtgaaaGCCCAACACCTTCACTATACAGCAGTTCTCTCCTGATGTAGGTGCGCTAGTATTCACAACCACCAATGCACTCTGCTGATCTCAGTGAAGCCCCAGTACTCTGGGTGCTGTACATGTGCGAGGATATAGAAACTTCATTGGAAATGCAAagaaaatctaataaataaattgtgcagcAAGCATGGACATTGGAAAAGGCATTAAAGCTAACATGAGGGTAGGGAAATGAATCTTTTTCTTCTTGCTgtagaaaacatgtttaattaacgAAAGTCAAAACTCCCATTTCTGCACCATGCTTTCTAATTCATGTACTCAGCAGGGCACCGCCAGTGGTGTCTGGCTGCAGTGTCATATTTTAGATCAAATACCACCTATCACATCACAACAGTACTATCTCTATTACCCTGGTTTCTCCACAACCACCATTAATTATATATTTCGCTATTATTACTAtaatgatgatttaaaaaacatacacatatatacatataatatatatatatatatatatatatatatatatatatatatatatatatacatacacacacacacagacacacacacacacacatatatatgcatatatatacatacacacacacacgtgtgtatatatatatcccttaacttagaatagtaattataatagtaAGTTTTATAAAAAGTTCAGTGTTGAACTCAAATTCACTGAATACCTAAGAAAAAGAAGCACAAGGATGTAAACGTAGTTGGCTGTTCTTTGTTCAGTTTCAGAAAGAAGtgactctctctccctctcttcctctccactGTTGCAGGATGCCTATCTTGAGAGATGCAGACAGTTGTgagattatatatacatattttgtttattctgttgctAGAAGCTCAGGCAACCTCATGGATTAACCTGGCTGGTTTTTATCATCTCTTGAAGAGCAGTCCATCTTTAGTGTGTCCgaacacattttgcttgttttttaattggGGTTTTAACTGGACCTAATAAATCTTTCCCTACTCGAGTACATATAAAGAgatgaaaaaaaacttttatccaagtgcatttttttcactgaattCTTAAATCAATTCCACATGTTTGTTCAGTTTCCTTGTTCCTTTGGCTGAACAgaatacagaatttttttttttttttttttttttttttttaaaaggggtcTATTCCCACCCCGTCAGCCAATAAACACCAACccaaggatgtgtgtgtgtgtgtatgtgtgtgtgtgtgtgtgtgtgtgtgtgtgtaatttcttGAGGGCCAATTGCCACATTTCCATTTTAGGCATGCCCTTTCAGTTTGGTCCAGATGTAGGCAGGTTCTGCATTTGTCATTTGATGGGTCTATAAAAGGGATACCATACTTGCTTATGCGTGGAACTGAAAAACGTTGCAAGGTTCTTgagatcagtattttttttattctcgTCATTCCCCTCCGACAGCCTCCTGAATGAGGTGGGTGGTTGGGTGGGTGGCTGGTTGGGTGGGTGGTTGGTTGGGTGGTTGGTTGGGTGGGTGGTTGATGTCATTCGCATTCTCCTGGCTCAGTCAGAGAGTGTGGAAGGGGCTTTAGGAGTTATTCGTCATGTTCTCGTTGCCGGGAGaactggaggaagaggaggaggatgatgaggaggatgaggagaaATTCATCCCAGATAACCCAGGCGGATTCGTAGCTGTGTTCTGTCCACTTAAACTTTTCCTGCAAACTGGACACGTGTCgtgctaaaaaaagaaataaagagaaagaaacacattggGTAACTGTTCACAAATACcgtaacttcaaaacactcagcAATACGTAAACCAGATACAGTTTCAGACGCTGCCTTCATCACTTCAGGAAGGCATTAGCCAAATCGTTTGTCTACTTAACAACTGAGAATTTAAATTAAGCTTGGCATGCTGTGCAGTCAACAAGGCAGAGATACAGTAACTCATGCAGACGTATAATTCATAAACAAAACAGGAGAGTCTCTCCACATCACAGGTCATTCCTTGCCAAGTGTCCAGCTCTTAAGTAGTGCAGAGTACAACATAAACTGAAACAAACTCACCTGTTCAAGCCAAGGTACTATACAATCATTGTGAAACATGTGATTGCACGGGAGCTGCCTTACACTTTCTCCTGCGGTGTAATCTTCTTTACAGACAGGACATTCTAGACCTGAACCTGaaatgacaaacacagacagcttCCTCTTAAACAAGCCGACCCCCCTAGACATAGACGATACAGGCCACAGCATCATGCAGGCCACAGTGCACAGCTTCTAGCAAATGTCCCAGCACAACAAACTTGGGGAGCAAGTGATGTGGAACATGTTTGACCTTTTTTGTTCCAACAGGACAGGAAGAGTTTGGGAAAATGGCATTAGAATTTAATTTAGGGCTGTTTTTAAGGTTTAATTTAGGGTTGCACTGTGTAggtgtaataataattttggcaAAATGCAATTGAACATATCCCATTATATTTTGCCTTTAAACTCACATATATTAAAAGCACACGTACCTACATGTTCTTCTGTAACCTGCACTGTGGGGAGGCTCTTAATTTTATCTCTGTCTGCTGGAGGGGGGCCGGTGTTTTCAAACTGATTTAATAACTGGTGGGGTAAAGAAAGGAAAAGAACCATAGTTACAGCAACATTCAATTTAGAAATAAAACTGGCATAGCAGAGTAAGATCCCTCTGACCCCACGACCCCCTCGTTCACTGTACCTGTGTTATAACTGCATCAAGTCCATTCACCCCCCATGCATAGTCCATTGGGTTTGAGTGCAACATACCCCTTCAGAAAAGAACACAGGGAATCAGATCAAGACACCTGACATTTAGTTGATGCACCTTTGCCAGTCCCTATCTCTACCTATATTAAAATATGCCTTTTTCATTAATGCATTTATTACAATAACTGCCGACAAGTAATATAAGTGGATAAGTCAGGCATCTTAAGCAATATCATGCTGATTAGGAAGTTCTCTGTTAAAAGGGGCAGCCACACCCCATCTGCACCACACTGGTCTGAACTCGTTCCTCTTTGCCTACAGACATTTCAAACCTGAAAGAAACAGAGAGGCAACCAATATTTTTCTCCAATCTCTTTGACTAATAAGAAAGCAATCTGAACTACTTGCAGGCTTGTCACGTTGACTCAGGGTTACAGATGCACATGCTAAAACCTACTGTCATGTATTTTGAGCAAAACGCTTTTGCCAAGCCACTGTAAGCAGCTCCACTCATGAATATTCCTTAAAACTTCCCAAAATGCACTTACCAGGGTCCCAGTCCTATGTTTGGAATGGCTGTAGGTGCTATAATTCCATTCACTAACTGCTGGATAATTCTGTATCAGGAAAACAAACCTGTGTTATACAGCGTAAAGACTCAAAAGCACAGTGCAACTCTGCATAATaggatgacaaaaacaaacaagcacaatagCTTTTGTATTTCTGCCAGCTCACGTTTTGTAAAGGCTCAGATTTGGATGCTTGTCCCATGGATTCAGAAACACAGATTGCATAATagaatttgaattaaaaaaacagtctAACAAAATTTGTAAAGTGTAGTAGGGCCGGGTGCAGGGTTAGTTCTAGCATACAGTACAAGTCCCATCAATTTTTAAATTACCCTTCTAAAGTGGGAACCCCCTCGTGCCTCCCTGTCTGCCGTCTTGCCATGTGCCGCGCCCTGGGTTGCCTGGCACCATAACGCTGCCTCGACGCCAACTCCCTCTCCCTGCGGTTCTCCGTCTCCCTGTTGTCTTCCGAGGGCGGCCCTGAACCGAACTCAAAGTTCTCGTCAAAAATCCCCAGCGCAAACTGCCCATAGCCGGGGGGAAAGGtgaacatgtgctggtccagggTCTGCAGGGAAATCAGGAGTAATTCAACTTCTTACCATATTAAAGCTGTTCCTTTATCATGATGCACTAGACCATTAATACACAAGACTACCATTGTGTACATGGAAAAGACAAATATTGAATAAACATCCTTACACTGCACACAccctactgtataaacactacagctGCCCTCTCTGACAATGGTTAAACGTTTAGGAAAAATTCTGAACTCTTCTCTACCAGGGTtcgggtcaattcctgtttttccaattccagttcaatttccaattcctttttaaaatcaattcccaattcaaGTCCAATtcttttgaaggaattggaattgatattttagggAGTTGTTgggattgttcaactgctttcatttgaaaccAATTTCATCGACTAGCAGcgacttcaattgaagtaatctgttgccactgtgagaagctcattttataACAGAATTGCCATTTTGtccagtgatgtgttggaattggtTAAAAGGTACTGGCAACTGgaaatgaaaatcagaagctGAACCTAACCCTGCTCACTTTATACTAAAACTATTTACATCTCCAGTTATCGAaagggtttttgcttttttttttgttctattacGCAGCTCAAAAGGGCCATCTAGAATCAGGACCACAGCCATCAAAACTGCTTCTCCAGAACTCTAGGAATACTATGGTGTGAAAATGTATCACCTAGCAAGAATTGAAGTTATGTTAAatgattttgtattgttttagcaGAACATAAAAGCTGTTTAGTAAAGAAACTCACAAACCTCAAACTGGTGTCGGTTTTGATCACTGGTAGAGGCTGAAGAGGTGGAACCATTTTCAGTGCTAATCGGGAAAAACAAACATCATTCAGTCCCCAAAATAGGACACACCAGTACTGTTGAAATAAAATGGCAAAGGAAGTTTTAAAATGTTGGATACTAAAAT
It encodes:
- the LOC121300852 gene encoding E3 ubiquitin-protein ligase RNF126-like; its protein translation is MAEAPTRPGRFFCHRCSAEISPHLPDYTCPRCESGFIEELPEERSTENGSTSSASTSDQNRHQFETLDQHMFTFPPGYGQFALGIFDENFEFGSGPPSEDNRETENRRERELASRQRYGARQPRARHMARRQTGRHEGVPTLEGIIQQLVNGIIAPTAIPNIGLGPWGMLHSNPMDYAWGVNGLDAVITQLLNQFENTGPPPADRDKIKSLPTVQVTEEHVGSGLECPVCKEDYTAGESVRQLPCNHMFHNDCIVPWLEQHDTCPVCRKSLSGQNTATNPPGLSGMNFSSSSSSSSSSSSSSPGNENMTNNS